TCAATCAAGTTGATATTGTTGGTAAAACTGAAGGGGTGGATTTCTTTGAATGTGTAAAAGACGGTTCTGGATTCGATCCAAATTTTCATGAAGTTATTGAAACTATCGACAAGGGAAACCAACAAATTCCTATGGAATTGGAAATCTTAAGGCAGTATATTCCGAAGGGGGCAAAAGGGAGAAAGATGCAAATCATATCACGATTAAAGAATGAGTTTGTTGATGGGAAATCATTTAAGAAGGTTTTCTGTTCATTAGTGACTCGTGGTTATATTTTGACAGATGGTGATAAGTCTCATATATCTGATTCTGGTTTAGATTTCCTTAATAAAAATGTATAGTCATGGAAACAATTAAAGAAAATATAGAAGGAAGAATCATACCATTATTGGAAAAAGCAGGCATGTATTATCGTGTCTTCTCACGAGTAAAATCCAAAGAGTCTATTCAGAAGAAACTGGATATTAAAGCTAATGCTTATAGAAGAAGCGGTAGAAAGATGCAAGATATCATTGGTATTCGTGTGATTTTTTATTTTCAAGAGGATGTGTCTATTTTTTATGAAAAGCTGAAGACAATGGAAGGTTATGATTCTACGAATGAATCAAATTCTTCAAAGGAACTCAAAGAACTGACTGATATTATAGAGTCTTTTGATGGCGGTGACCCTCAACATGAAAAATTGAAGAGACTGTTGCCTTTTCATGATAAAGTTTTTATGCCGGAAAGATTGAATTTGGTAATGAGAATGAACCATCGAGAGCAAGAGAGATTGAAAGATGCTTTGAGTGAGTATGGAGATAATGCGAGTCTTATTGATGCAACTTATGAGGTACAGTTGAGAACTGTTTTATCTGAAGGTTGGCATGAAATTGAACATGATTTGCGATATAAAACCAAAGATGAAACTTGGTGGGACTTTTGCAAGGATGAGTCGAGAATGTTGAATGGTATATATGCATCGCTTGAAACTAATGAAAGAGCATTATCCCAGATGATTCATGAGTTAACATATAAAAACTACAAAAATAAATCATGGGATGCAATGATTAGATTTCATCTTTGTAAGCGTATGAGCGAAGAAAAGCTTCCAAATGAGCTTTGTGAGATTTTAGATAATGATGAAAGGCTTGCTAAAGAAATTTTGCATGTTACTAGGAAGGAATTTACTAATTGGTTGTGGTCAATGACAGTAAAACCCCCATTGTCAACAAAGTTTGCTCTATTTTTGATAAATAGGAAGATGTTGAATGACGAGCGAATAACTTCTTTGGAAGATAATGCTGTAAAAGTGATATTGGGGGGCATGCCGTAAAAAATGGTAAATGCTTTAATCATTGCATCTTTTTTTTAAAATATTATACAAATGGAAGTGATAAAAATAAATATTGATGGCGTGCTCTTTATAGAGCTACGCCTCTTCAAAGACTCTCGTGGTTATGCCTTTAATTATGAGTAAATTATAATTAAAAATTAGTTTATAACTTCTGTAAATTACCATTAGCCCGTATGGCGGTACCTATATATATATTACCTTTGCATCCGTAATCAAAACAGTTTGATAATGGAAACAAGGGAATATTTCTAAAAAGTGATGTAGGACTACAAACAAAATTGTAAAGGTTGTAGCTTGCGCAAGTATTGTAAGGATTGGGAAGTGGATTATGATTGGCTCATTGAGTTTAAACATAAGTTGACGCAACTGCAGACATATAATCAAATCGAATTTTTAGATTGCTCAATGCAGGTATGATCAAGGCGGTCCCATCCCGCATAATCTGGCGAGACCTTTGATGGTCCGCCAACCTTAGAGCGTAGTGGTTCCGAGCACCGGAGGGCGGTTACATCCCCGCTTCCTGAGGAAGAGGGGCTTGGGGAGAAGGTGGAGCTCTCCTTGCAGGAGAGACGGAGAGGTAGAAAAAATCCTTCCTTAATGGTAAAGAAGGACGGGATGATTTTCGAAACATGTTATTGATCAATAAATAATAATGATATGAAAGGAATCGTATTAGCAGGTGGTAGCGGAACCCGCTTGTACCCCATCACAAAGGGTATCAGCAAGCAGCTGATACCAATCTTCGACAAGCCGATGATATATTACCCAATATCAGTATTGATGTTGGCAGGTATCCGTGAGATACTCATTATTTCAACACCATTTGATTTACCAGCTTTCAAGCGCCTCTTAGGCGATGGAAGTCAGTTAGGTGTGAAGTTTGAGTATGCAGAACAGCCATCACCAGATGGCTTAGCCCAAGCCTTCATTATCGGAGAGAAATTCATTGGTAATGATTCCGCTTGCCTCGTATTAGGCGATAATATCTTCTATGGTGCAGGATTAAATCAGATGCTGCATCAGGCAGTAGTAGATGCAGAGCAGAACAACAAGGCTACAGTCTTTGGCTATCGTGTAAGTGATCCGGAACGATATGGTGTAGCCGAGTTTGATGAGCAAGGCAATTGCCTGAGCATTGAAGAGAAGCCTGAAGATCCTAAGAGCAACTATGCAGTGGTTGGCTTATACTTCTATCCTAACAAGGTGGTGGAAGTAGCCAAGCATATCAAGCCATCCGCTCGTGGAGAGTTGGAAATCACCACCGTAAACCAGGAGTTCCTGAAGGATAAGCAGCTGAAGGTTCAGACCATGGCAAGAGGATTTGCTTGGCTTGATACCGGAACCCATGATTCTCTTTCTGAAGCATCCACATTTATTGAGGTCCTGGAGAAGCGCCAGGGCTTGAAGGTAGCTTGCTTGGAAGGAATCGCATACCGCCAGGGTTGGATTACCGCAGAACAGTTGAGAGAGAATGCTCAGCCTATGCTGAAGAATGACTATGGCAAGTATCTCCTTTCAATACTTGAAGAGAAAGATCAAACATTAAAAAAGAATTTGGAATTTTAAGCAGAAAATAATTATGGCAGGTGAAATGCCAGGGGCTTATTTTATAAGCTACTTTTCGGCTCTTGGTATGGAGCCTGCCTTTCTTAAAATATAAAACGATGAATATAATCAAAACAGAAATAGAAGGCGTTCTCATTATAGAGCCACGCCTCTTCCGCGACTCTCGTGGCTACTTCTTCGAGAGCTTCAGCGAGCGAGAGTTTGAAGAGAAGGTTGCCCCAATCCTGGGACACAGTGTTCACTTCTGCCAAGACAACGAATCTATGAGCAGCTATGGTGTGATGCGAGGCCTGCACTTCCAGCGCCCACCTTATACCCAGAGCAAGTTGGTACGTTGCGTAAAAGGAAGAGTGCTTGATGTAGCTGTAGATATCCGAAAAGGATCACCAACCTATGGTAAGCATGTTGCCGTAGAGTTAACAGAAGACAATCATGTCCAGTTCTTCATTCCAAAGGGCTTTGCCCATGGATTCGCTGTTCTTTCAGAAACAGCCGTCTTCCAGTACAAGTGTGATAACTTCTATCATCCTGAGGCAGATGGAGGCATCAGCATCCTCGATGACACCCTCGGTATCGATTGGAAAATCCCAACAGAACATGCCAATCTCTCAGAGAAAGATACGAAGCATGCGATGCTGAAGGACTTCGATTCACCTTTCGATATCAATGTAGATTTATACAAATAAGTTTCTTATGGCTGATAAAGAATTTTTAGAGCGAATGCTCTCGATGCTCCCAGAAGAGTTTCAAGACATTTACGATGATACGATTCCTGAGGCAAAGGAGATACGCAAGAAGATGGAAAAGAAGGTTTCTTCCGTAAAGTCCTATTCCTGTGCTATGCCGATGTTTGAAGACATTCGTAAGCTCAATTACAAAGGGCAAGCCAAGGTCTGCAAGACCTTTCATCAGTACATAAAGAAGAATCCTAATGTGGTATCCTTCTTTCTCGACCGTTTCGAGAAAACCTATTCTCGAATCAATATGAAAGACTTGGAAGACTCCATTGAATGGATAAGGCTATGCCGTTAATGATATGGACAACACCATTTCTGAGATTGACTATAACGACCCTATGACTTTCTTCGATATAGAGAAGCTGATGGGAAAGGTAATCAGTAAGGAACTGAAGAGTAATTCTCTAGAGTAAATTCTGTAAGCAGCTACTGATGACATATCCTCAGAAAATATGCCATTTGCGCAGTTTCAAAGATAATTCATTTATAAATATTTTCTTATGCATCTTCAAAAATGGATTGAACACTCTTATGCGGACTACTATACCATGTTCATCAATTCTTGGATACCATTTAATGCATGGTATCAAGAAACTTATTATGACGAGCAGACTTGTAAAACTGATAAACTAATGGTTGAACAAGTCAAAAACAATGATAATAAGTATAAGAACAAGCTGAAGAACCTGCTGGAAGGTAGAGGTATAGGAGAGGAAATTGCTGAATTTCGCTTTCATTTGTCCCAGCTTTACAGCCAACTTGAAAGTCATACGATTCCGAATGGAACAAACCGTTTGTCTTTTCATACAATTTGGGCTGTTGATTCAAATTTAGATAGTTATACATTATGTAATGGTACTTATTCTTACAAGATTCAAAAGATTGCAGGTGCTGCAAGAGGTGCAAAGCAATACAAAATAGAAGTAATCAACAGAAATAGCAGTGTAACAACAGATGTTATCGAATTATTTAAAAAAGATTTCAATGAGTTGGAGGCGAATGCCGGTTTTGTAGCACTGTCGACAGATACGAAGAAAGCCAAGGTTCGAGAATGTCTTTCACATATTCTACGACATAAGCCTGCAAATTTTGTAAAGCCTGCAACCGCCACAGGTCGAAAACCTGCGCACAGCATAGTTATAGATGAGCGCACTCCACTTTATCTTTCAGATGATATAAATTTGGATGCCCAAGCTATAATACAGTTGATATACCAATTGCGCTGCATCATATTTCATGGAGAATTGGAGCCAACTTTGGCTAATATGCCAATTTATGAACATCTGTACCACGTTCAGAAAATATTAATAAAAGAACTTGTTTGATTATGACACATATAGCTAATCATATTGAGGCTAAAGATAAACAACTTATTGACATCTTGACCAATAATCGTTTCAAGATAGATGTTTTTCAACGAGAGTATCGGTGGAAACGTAACCATATAGAAGCTCTTATAAGTGATTTGTATTCCAACTTTATGGTTAATTACCATGATGGAGCTTCTTTGGAAGATGTAGAGGGATTCGATTATTATTATATGGGACCTATCGTTTTGTGCCAAGAAGGTACTAATGGAATGTCTATTATTGATGGTCAGCAACGATTGACTTCTTTAAGTTTGTTGCTTATCTATATGAGCCATTTTCAAAGTCAATTAATGCTCCTAGAAGAAGAACAGCATGACTTCGCAGATTATCTTTACGTGAAAAAGGGAGGTAGAAAGTCGCTTGTTCTTGATGTCCCAACAAGAAATGAGGTTGTTGAACTTTTGATAGAAAAGGAAAAGACAGCCGATATATATGAGCAACTTCAACCTACGGATGAGTCTGTAGTCAACATTATTGATAGGTATGATGATATTGTCTCCCTTTTTCCTGAGGAATTAAAAGAGGTAAAAGTCTTTCCTTTATTTGCAGAATGGTTGTTGCATAATGTCACATTAGTAGAGATAAAGGCCTTTTCTTTAGATAATGCTTATATCATATTTGAGACCATGAATGACAGGGGAATGAGTTTGAACCCAACAGAAATAGTCAAGGCTTTTTTGTTGTCTAAGATGGAAAATGAGGAGCAGGCTGAGGAGATGAATAATGCTTGGAAGGATAGAATGATGGAAATCAAGGCAGTAGCTGGTGACGAGGGCGATATGATCTTTTTCCGAGCTTGGCTAAGAGCCAAGTATGCTACCACCAAGCGTTCAAAGACTGCAAATTCTGAAAATGAAGATTTTGAAAACATAGGAACGCAGTTCCACTCTTGGTTGAAAGGACATCTAAAGCAGTTGTATTTAAATAAACCGAAAGACTTTTATCTATTTGTCAAGTCAGACTTCGATTTCTTCTCAAAGCTATTCTTGACGATAGCAACTATGCGTCAGGATAAAGATTCTAATATAAACTTAGTCTCAAATTATTGTATTGCTGATTCTTTATATATCCCTTTACTAATGGCTTCTATATGTAAGGTGGATGAACCAGAAACGATAAAAGATAAGATTGAGCAAGTTAATTTGTTTGTAGATAGTTTTATTAATATACGAACGTTATCTGCTCGTTCTGTAACCCAGAGTACGATTCGTGACACCATATACGACTTGGTAAAAGAGATACGGAATCTATCAACAGAAGAACTGGTGGAAGTATTGAAAACAAAATATAAGCCTTTGGATGAGTTTTATGACAATATGGTTTTAGGCAATTATTCACCAGCCTATATGCATTATTTTTTGGCAAGGATCAAGTTCAATAATCAACCCGAACTCTCTTTTGAAAGTTTACTGCGTAGCAGAAAGCATGACTCGTATGTATTATATCAGATCATTCAAAATTCTGACTATGACAATAATGAGACAAGAGATTACATAAGTAATCAGAGTAATTTAGTTTCTGTGGCCAATTATTGCTTGGTTAGAAGATATGATTTGGAGTCATTGAATTCTTTGCCAAAAGTGAAGAGGATAAAGCTTCTAGAGGAGAAAGGTTATATAGAAAAGATCGATAAGTATATTGGAAATGATGACCTGTACTTTTGGAAACTACGCAACGATGACTTTATGAGTAAGATAAAAAGTATTTGGTTGGAATAAGTTAAAGTCTCTCTGTTATGAGAAAAATGAATGAATATGAACGCCATGCGTATTTGTATTCAGCATGGACAGCGTTGCTTGTACCATGGTTGGTTACAATATGGGTTACGTGGAGTAGTATATTACCGAGCAAGATAGATACAATCCATATGATACAGAAAACATTGGGAATTGTTGCATCTAGCGCAGTGGTGTATGCTGCTCTAGGATTTTATATCCGAGAGTTATTTCGCAGTACCTCGAAAATGATATTTCAATTTCCGATGTTTAAGGAGGATGAGACAAGAATGCCAACTACAGAGCTTTTGTTGTGGAAGAATAAGTTGCTTTCACGTTCTCAGATAGAACAAGTCCACCATAAGCTGCAAGCACAATATGGTTATTTGATGCTAGATGAACAGCAAGAGTATGCTGATGAACTGGAAGCGAGAAGAAACATAGTTGGGGCTGTTGGTATAATGAAAGAGGCAACGCGAGGAAACAAAATGTTACTTCAATGTAACTATAGATATGGCTATCAAAGAAATCTGCTAGGTGGACTTGTGTGGTCTTTTATGATAGTATTGCTTTTGCTAATTGCCAGTTATGTTTATAATTTGAAGTATATGGCTGGTTGTTGGCTAGCTTTGATATTAGTTCTCATTCAAGGAGTTGTTGCTTTCTTTTTTATGAAGTATGCTGCAAGAAATTATGCAAGGACTTTAATAATAACTTTTATTTCTAAATAAGAGGTGCTTATGGAATATTATGTACATATTTTGAGTGTAGGCGATGCTGATGCAATTGTGATAAACTACCTGGATGATAATACTCGATGGTGGACAATTGTTATAGATGCGGGTAACGTAGGAGATGGAGAAGAAGTCAAGCGCTACATAAAACATATAGAGAATGGCTGTTTCATTATTGATTATGCTGTATGTACTCATCCTGACAAAGATCATAAGGGCGGATTTTTTGACTTATATAATGATGCGACTGTTGTAATATCAAATTTTGTTTTTGCAAATCCAGAGAGTATCCTTTCTTGTGATTGGCGCAGATTGAATTACCAAACAGGACTACTTGCTCAAAAAGGCAAAGAGACTTATAATCATCCAACAGACAGTAGTAAAAATCTGATAGATATCATTCGAAGAAGTAACTCTCAGATTTATCAGTGGTCTTATAATATGGATTTTGTTGGCGTTCCTTTGAAAATTGTTGGTCCTGAGGATCATTTTTTGCAAGATTCCATTTATGAGATGGCTTTGGACTTTGCTGAAATAACAGACGAGGCAGATGCTGAATTATATAATGAAGATGAGATTCTGACAGATAAAGAGGTAAAAAGTGTCATGGATACAGAGAAAGAAACTTCTGCAACCAATAAGGCTAGTTTAATATTGCTGTTTCATCCAGGAAACCAAAAGTTCCTTTTGGCTGGTGATGCTTGTGCTAAAAGTTTGCATGATGTTGTTGATAATCTAGGTGATGAAGTTAAATACGGCATATTAAAAGTCCCTCATCATGGCAGTAAGCACAATCTTACTACAGATGTGATAGATTTATTGGCTCCGACTAGCGCTACAATCAGTTGTAAGGGAAGTAAGAAACATCCTAATAGTGGAGTTGTTTATTGGCTCAGTAAATATTGTAATGTATATTCTACTGCGAAATCCGGAACTTTAACATATCAAAGTATGCCTGTTAAACATCCGGCAGAACCCCTTAAAAAGAAGCAGAGCATACAGTAAATAAGATTACTTACGAGCTTTATAATTGAAGAGGAAGCGTTATGATAGCAAAAGAATATTGTATAGCCTTTTGTGATGGCTACTTCTACGCCCAATTAGGCGAGAAACTTACCAATGGTAAAGTGACAGAACGTACACTGGACTTAGCTAAGGAAACGGCTCAGACATGTATGGAGCAACAGATTGCCTATTCTAGTTTTGATGAAAAGCAAAAGCAGTTGATGAAAGAAAACTTTCATGAATGGGCAGATACAGTGATGCAAGGTTTTAAAAAACGTTTGCGTGAGAGCGGCAGATTGATAGAATCTTGAAGATGCGCTAGCCGACAAACAATCGCAACTCTGTTGCGTAGGCACTCATCGGCAGCCCTTTAGGGCACAGGCTCCGCTGACGATACCAAAACTCTGGCGGCGCTATAGCAGAGCCAGCTACATCCTTTCCCTTAATAAGGGAAAGGCTTGGTTTAGGATTAAGGACCCTCCCGCAGGGGAGGGACAGGTGGGGCATTTATAGCACTGTAGGGCGGTTACATCCTCTCGACCCTGAGGGAAGAGAGGCTTGGCGAGAAAGGTGGAGCTCTCCTTGCAGGAGAGACGGAGAGGTAGAAAAAACTCCTTCTTTAATGGTAAAGAAGGACGGGATGATTTTGAACAAAGTAATGAAGGTTTCATAAAAATATAGATTCTTATGTTAGAAATCAAAGATTTAGCTTTATCTTACCTCGAGGGTTATATCCATGCGAAGGTAACAGAGCATTTGCTTCAAGGTAAAGTTCTCAGTTCTGATCTTGATAAAATCAAGGAGATAGCTGTAGAATGTATGAAAGACTATATTATTCAGTTGAATCTCACTGATGCTGATAAGGAGGAGTTGAAGCAAAATCATGAGCGGTGGGCAGATATGGCTTTGAAAGGTATAAAACTGCGATTATATGAATCCGGTAAGCTCAAATAAGTGCCGTCAAGTCATTCAACAGCATTAGTATGTTGAATCAGCTAAAGGATCATTTGATAGAGTTCTTTCATTTACCAGAGGTTGAGGATGATACAATTTAGGAGGATGATAGAAATGTGTTTATAGAATCAATAGAAAAAGTATTAGCAACATATTTAATAATCGTCCCTTTTAAAGGGACCCTAGTGAAAATATAGTATTATTATGAATATAGCATTATTAACAGCAGCGGGTTCTGGTTCTCGTATGGGACAGGATATTCCGAAACAATTTATGAATATTGATGATTGTCCTGTCATCATATACACTATGCAGGCTTTTCAGCATCATCCGCAAATAGATGCCATCGCCGTTATATGTTTGCAGGGTTGGGAAGTTGTATTGAAGGCTTATGCCAGCCAATATGGTATAACTAAACTTGAATACATTTTCCCAGGAGGTGATAGTAATTTCCATTCTATACGTAATGGATTGCTTGGCTTGCAAAAATGTGGTATTTCTGATGATGATATAATCGTTATCCAAGATGGCGTTAGACCTTTGGTATCAGAGGACATTATTTCAAGAAATATTGAGACTTGTAAGAAATATGGTTATGCTGTGACAGGCCTTTTATGTAAAGAGGTTATCATGGAATATCATGCAGATGAAAATAATCTCAGCTATTTGCCGATACCTCGTGAACGATTAGTAAGAACACAGACTCCACACACTTATAAATTGGGAACGATTCTGAAAGCTCAACAGACAGCAATTGACAATAAATTGGAAGATACAGCTGCATCATGTCAGTTGGTGGCCCAAATAGGTATCAATAACCAACATTTAGTTTTAGGTTCTGAGAAAAATGGACTGAAACTTACCAATGTAGAGGATATAGAGCTATTTAAAGCTCTAAAACATGTATCAAAAGCGCCATGGTTGAAATGATGAAGAACTACGATTATATACCATTCGAGAAACTCAATGGTAAGAACATTCTGATAACAGGTGCTTGTGGCTTGATAGGTAGTGCCATTATTGATTTCCTCATTGAAAACAATGTGGAATGCAATATTTATGCAATGGCCCGCAATCGAAACAATGCCCAAAAATGCTTTGCTAAGTATTTGGATAATCCTCTTTTACATATTGTTGAAGGAGATGTAAATGCTCCGATAAAAGAAAACATAGTTTTCCATTATATAATTAATGCAGCCAGTAATGCAAATCCTAATGCTTACGCTTTGGATCCAGTAGGAACCATGTGGACAAATATTAATGGTACCAAGAATCTTCTTGATTATGGTAGGGAGCATAGTTTGGAACGTTTTCTGTATGTTTCTTCTGGTGAAGTATATGGAAATGGTGATGTGGATAATTGGAAAGAATCGGATAGTGGATATGTGGATTGCATGACTTTGCGCTCTTGCTATCCAACTTCCAAACGTGCAGCTGAAACGTTATGTGTAGCTTATAGCCACCAATATAACATTGAGGCTGTTGTGGCTCGCCCATGTCATACGTTTGGGCCACATTTTACGGATAAAGATACTCGTGCTTATGCTCAGTTTGTTCGCAATGCCAGGAATCATGAGGATATTGTATTAAAAAGCAGAGGAGAACAATACCGTTCTTGGCTTTATGTGAAGGATTGCGCATCAGCGATATTGACAATTTTGTTGAAAGGTTTAAATGAAGAGGCTTATAATGTAGCTGATGTTAATTCGTGTGTCACGATTCGTGAATTGGCAGAGATGATAGCACATATAGGCGGAAGTAAGGTTGTCTTTGATTTGCCATCTGAAGTTGAAAGACAAGGATTCTCTGTAATTCGTAAGGCCGTGTTTGATACAAGCAAGCTTGAAGCCTTGGAATGGATTCCGCAATATAAACTGCAAGAAGCACTAGTTGAAACCATAAAAGGATAAGTATGTTAGGAAAAATCAAAAGAATCATAGACTTCTTTTCTACAGTCAATATGATCAAGACTGTTTATTTGAATTTTAAGGTCTTTCCTATAAGCATAGCTAAGGAACTTCCTGTCTATGTTGGAAAGAAAGTAGATATAAACGAAATTCATAAAGGGAGTATTGAATTTCAAAAGGGTGTGGAGATAAGGAAAGGAATGGTAAGTCTTGGCATTTGCCTACATCCTATGATTTCCAATAAAGGTCTTACAACCCTATTGCGTATTACCCAATATGGTAAGCTAATCTTGGGTGCTGACATTAAGATATATTCTGGGTGCTCAATCATTGTAACTTATGAGGGAGTGCTCAATATTGGCAACGACTTCTTGATGAACCAAAAGAGTAGACTGTATTGCGCAAATTCTGTCAATATTGAGAATCACGTTCGTATAGGATGGGAGACCCAAATATATGACTCTAATTTTCATTTTACCTACGATGGTGTTAATAATTTAATAGGCAATGCACTTGGCTCTGTACGTTTGGGAAACAATGTCTGGATAGGCAATCGTTGCACTATAGCCAAAGGGGCCTTGTTGCCAGACTATACCATAATCGGAAGCAATTCCCTCGTTTCAAAGAAACTTGAAAATGATTTCGAGGGAGGAATTTGGGTCGGTATGCCTGTCCGTTTGAAGAGAGAAGGATTTTATCGAATATTAGACAACAAAATACAAGCCGAACTATTTTCATATTTTCAGAAAGAAGGAGCGCATAAGAAATTTCGGAGTATTTCGCTTTCTGATGAGGATTTGAAAAAGTGCTTGAATCACATATAATTTATGTCACAAAATAACACAAAAAAGAAATCAGTCAAAGGAACCATTTGGAGTTTTGTAGACAACTTTATGACAATAGGTTGCTCTTTTGTCATAGGTGTTGTATTAGCAAGACTTCTTTCACCATCCGATTATGGTACAGTCGGAGTATTAAGTATATTTCTGTCACTTGCTAACGTCTTTGTAGATTGTGGATTTGGAACAGCAATCATCAGAAAAAAAGAAAGGACGCAAGAGGATATGTCAACCGCATTCTACTTTAATGTAGGATTAGGAGTATTTGTATATCTTGTATTGTTCCTTGTATCACCATTAGTGGCAGACTTTTTTAGGATGCCAATCTTGAAAATCTTGCTTAGGGTACTGGCTTTGTGCGTGTTCTTTAATTCTTTGTCAATAGTTCAAACAGCTCAGTTCACTGCGAACTTAAAGATAAAGACGATAGCTACAGTAAATGTTTGTACACAGATACCAATGGGACTTGTTGGTATTTATTTTGCCTACAAAGGATTTGGAGTATGGACTTTAGTTATTCAGCAAGTGGGAAGTTCGTTTTTTAAGACATTATTACTATGGGTACTTTCCAAATGGAGACCATCGTTAGTGTTTAACAAGGAGTCTTTTCATTACCTTTTCAATTTCGGTTGGAAATTGTTAAGTGCCAATTTGATAGGAGCGTTTTTCAATGAAATTTACTCTTTTTTCATAGGCCGTTTCTTGGGCGCAAGCAAGTTGGGCTTTTATTCGAAAGCGAATAATTTAGCCACGCAGCCAAGAAGTATCTTGACAAATGTCATTAACAGAGTGGTTCTTCCTATCATGGTGGAAACGCAAGGAGATACAGACAAGGTGCGTTCCGTTTATTCACGGCTCATTCAAATGGTTTGTTTTGTGGTTTTCCCAGTGTATTTTCTTTTGATAGCAGTCGCTCGGCCTTTAATTCTCATCCTTTGGACATCCAAGTGGGA
The Segatella copri DNA segment above includes these coding regions:
- a CDS encoding lipopolysaccharide biosynthesis protein, coding for MSQNNTKKKSVKGTIWSFVDNFMTIGCSFVIGVVLARLLSPSDYGTVGVLSIFLSLANVFVDCGFGTAIIRKKERTQEDMSTAFYFNVGLGVFVYLVLFLVSPLVADFFRMPILKILLRVLALCVFFNSLSIVQTAQFTANLKIKTIATVNVCTQIPMGLVGIYFAYKGFGVWTLVIQQVGSSFFKTLLLWVLSKWRPSLVFNKESFHYLFNFGWKLLSANLIGAFFNEIYSFFIGRFLGASKLGFYSKANNLATQPRSILTNVINRVVLPIMVETQGDTDKVRSVYSRLIQMVCFVVFPVYFLLIAVARPLILILWTSKWEATITLFMICCAGFCWGPISQLNFSLLQLLNRTDLTLKLEFFKKPICLMLLLCGAPFGLTGVVVSCSVYNVVAAIVNMYPTKSLLDYGYWLQFKDILKYLGIAVCAFGVAYISCCLIDNNILSLLIGTIVYAAIYLPICYVCKLAAFNDFKNIILKK